AAACCCGCCGGCCAGTAAAGTCTATCGGGCGGCCAAGATCATTCTCTCCCAGCCCGGCCTGCGAGGCTACTTCGCCTCGGGATCCGGTGTGGCCAGCCAGGAGCAGTACAATTCCGCCCGCGGCCTGGTCAAGGCCTTCGCCGAAGAGGGCCTGGAAATACCGGCGGTCATTCGGCTGGGCGGCAACTGCGAGGAGGAGGCCATCCGCATCCTGGCTTCCTACTTGAAACGAATTCCCGGCCGCGTCGAGGGCTACGGCCGCGACGACGCCCCGGAATTTTGCGCTGCCCGGATGGAAACCCTCATCCGCGAGGGCGGGGGAGCCGTACACGCCGTACGAACCTCGCCGTTGCCCGAGCCTGTGGCAGGCGCTTTTGCGTTTGCCACATCTACCGGGCGCCTATCCATCGACCAGTCCCGCTGTACGGCCTGCGTCTCCAAGGGCTGCGTCGGGGCCTGCACGCCGGGCATCCTCAAGCTGGAGCAAGGCCGCCCCGTCCTGGCCGTCTCGGCCGAGGAGGCGGGCAAGGGCAAGTGCACGGAATGCCTGGCCTGCGAGATCTACTGCCGCTATCACGAACAGGCCGCCATCCTCATTCAGCTGCCGATCCCGGGGCTGGACGATTACCGGAAATCCCTGTAGAGAGACAACGATGTCGATCCTGGTGGACGAACGCTCGCGAGTCATCATTCAAGGCATTACCGGGCGCGAAGGCACGGCCCGAGCCCGGCTGATGAAGGACTACGGCACCAACCTCGTCGGCGGGGTCACCCCGGGGCGGGGGGGGCAGGACGCGGCCGGCGTGCCGGTCTACGATTCGGTCGAGGAAGCCTGGGAGAAGACGGGCCCGATCGATGTCAGCGTCATTTTTGTTCCCGCTCCGCTCGTCCGCGACGCGGCCTTGGAGGCCATCGCGGCCGGCGTCAAGCTGCTGGTGCTTGTGCCCGATCGGGTTCCCATTTACGACGTTCTGGAGATCGCCCGAACGGCCGAGGATAAAGGCGCCCGCTTTATCGGCCCCAACACGCTGGGCCTGCTCAGCCCCGGGAAAGCGGTCCTGGGCATGATCGGAGGCAAGGCCGAGCGGGCCCGGGAGTGGTTTCGGCAGGGGCCGGTCGGGGTCAGCTCGCGCAGCGGCGGCATGACCTCCTCGATCGCCTACTATCTATCCAAGGCCGGGATCGGGCTGAGCACGATCGTCCATGTCGGGGGGGATTCGATCGTCGGCACCTCGCATCCCGAGGTCATGGAGCTCTTCCAGGACGATCCCGAGACGCGCCTGGCCGTCATGTTCGGCGAAATCGGGACCAGCCAGGAAGAGCGGGTGGCCGACCTGATCGAGGCCGGCCGCTTCCGCAAGCCGCTCATCGCCTATATCGGCGGCAAGGCGGCCAAGCCGGGGACCCGGTTTTCCCACGCCGGCGCCATCGTCGAAGGGAACCGCGGCTCGTACGAAACGAAAGTCCAGCGCTTGCGGGCGGCGGGGGTCCATGTTGTGGACGCCATCGCCGAAATATCGGCCAAGGCGGCCGAGATCCTGGCGGCCGGCAAGGAGGCCTGATATGGGCGACGGCAGCGAAAAATGGATGACTGCGATCACCGACGTCCGTCCGAACCGCATCGTCACCCGAGGCTATCCGATCGACGAGCTGATGGGGCGGGTCACTTTCGCCCAGGCCATCTATCTGGTGCTGAAGGGCGATCTGCCCACACCCGAGGTGGGGCGCTTGCTGGACGCGATCTTCGTCTCGTCCATCGATCACGGCGCGTCCCCTCCATCCGTGCTGACGGCGCGAACCGTGGCCTCGACCGGGGCCGACCTCAACGACGCGGTCGCGGCCGGGGTGCTGGCCATCTCGCGGCTTCACGGCGGGGCCATCGAGGAAGGCCAGCGGATGTTCCTGGCCGTCGCCGCGCGGATGGAGGCCAAGGGTCTGGACGAGGAGACGGCGGCCCGCGAGGTCCTGGACGAGATGAAGGCCAAGGGCAAAAGGGCCTCGGGGTTCGGGCATCGTCTCCACACCAAGGATCCGCGGACGGCCCGGCTGTTCGACTTGGCCGCGGAAACGGGGCTGGCGGGCCGTCATGTCCGCATCGCCCGGGCGGCCGAGAAGGCGTTGGCTGCCCAGCTCGGCAAGCCCCTGCCGATCAACGTCGACGGGGCCATCGCCGCCGTACTGTGCGACCTGGGCATCCCGCCCGAAATCGGCAACGCCTTCTTCATCATCGCCCGCGTGCCCGGGCTGGTGGCCCATGTTCACGAGGAAAAGACCCGGATGAAGCCGATGCGCAAAGTTGACCCCGAGGATTTCGCATATGACGGGCCGGCCGAAAGGAAGCTGCCATGAGCATCGACATCCTCGAGTGGCTGCCGGAGATCAATGAGATCAGCGAGCCCAAGCTGCGGGATCTGACGGCCCGGGTCTGGAACGAGGCTGTGATCCGCGGCGGCTGGACGGACGACGACCTGCGCGAGTTGCCGTTTACCCTTCTACTGAAGACGGTGCCGATCACTCTGATCGAGCACACTCGGGCCGTGACCAAGACGTCGCACGAAATTGCCAAGGTCATAAACGAGACCTATGCGGGCAAGGTGACGGTCGACTTGGACTATCTGCTGGCGGGGGCCATCTTGCACGACGTCGGCAAGCTCTTTGAATACCGTCGACAGGGCGGCGTCTTCGTCAAAAGCCGGGAGGGAGAGCTGCTGCGCCATCCGATCTCGGGGGCGGCCTTCGCGTTCAAGCACGGCCTGCCGCAGGAAGTCATCCATATCATCGCTGCCCACAGCAAGGAAGGGGACGGCGGGAGGCGGACAATCGAGGCGGTCATTGTCAACCACGCCGACTTTGTAAATTTCGATATTTTCAAATAGGGGTCAGGTCTTAAGATATAAGTTATCTCCAAAAAACGGCACTCTCAACGAAGAATCGTCACGAGAAAACTAATATCTTAAGACCTGACCCCTATCGGGACTCGGAGGCGAGATGGGACTGACGTTTTCGGAAAAGATTCTGGCGCGCAAGGCGGGGCGCCCGGTCCGGGCCGGGGACGTCATCACCGCCTCGCCCGACTTCTACCTGTCCCACGACAACTCCTCGGCCATCATCGGCGAGTTCAAGAAGCTCGGCTTGGCCAAGGTCAAGGCCCCCGAGAAGATCGTCATCATCCTGGACCACATCGTCCCGGCGGCCGACGAAAAATACGCCCAGAACCACAAGACCATCCGCGAATTCGTTTGGGCCCAATCCATTCCGAACTTCTTCGATATCCAGCATGGCGTCTGCCATCAGGTCTTGTCCGAATCGGGCTTCGCCCTGCCGGGTCGCCTCATCATGGGCAGCGACTCGCACACCACGACTTATGGTGCATACGGCGTCTTCGCCGCCGGCATCGGCCGGACCGAGATGGCCTCCATCTGGGCTACGGACGAGATCTGGCTTCGCGTCCCCGAGACGCTGCGAATCGAATTTGCCGGCGACTTCCCGCACGGCGTCTTTGCCAAGGACGCCATCCTCAAGATTATCGGCGACCAAGGCGCCGATCGAGCCAATTACGAGGCCGTCGAGTTCGCCGGCCCGGCGGCCGCATCCTTCAGCCTGGCCTCCCGCATGGTCCTGGCCAACATGGCGGCCGAAATGGGAGCCAAGAACGGCTATTTCGAGCCCGACGAGCTGACCCTGGCCTGGGCCCGAAAGCACGGCCGCGGCGATTTCGAGCCGGTTCGATCCGATCCCGACGCCGCTTATGAGGCCGTCCTCCAATACGATTTGTCCGTCCTCGAACCGCAAATCGCCTGTCCTCATACTGTGGACAACGTCAAGCCGGTCCGCGAGGTCGCGGGCAAGCCGTTCCACCAAGCCCTGCTCGGCACCTGCACCAACGGCCGCTTCGAGGACCTCGAAGTCGCGGCCCGCATCCTCCGCGGCCGATCGGTCCACCCGCATATCCGCCTGCTCGTCCTTCCCGCTTCCCGCGCCGTTTATCTCGAAGCCATGAAGGCCGGCCTCCTGGAGACGCTCTCCGAGGCGGGAGGCGTCATCCTGAACCCCGGTTGCGGCCCCTGCCTGGGCGCCCACGAAGGGCTCCTGGCCCCCGGCGAAGTCGTGGTCGGGACGTCCAACCGCAACTTCAAGGGGCGCATGGGAGGCCGCGGCTCCGAGATCTACCTCGCCTCGCCCGCCACCGTCGCCGCCTCGGCCCTGGAGGGCAAGATCGCCGACCCGAGGAAATACCTATGAGCAAGGGCCGCGTCTGGAAGTACGGCGACGACGTCAACACCGACGTCATCTACGCCGGCAAATACACCTACCAACAGCTCGAACCGGCCGAGATGGCCAAGAAGTCGCTGGAGGATCTGGATCCGTCGTTCGCCGCGGCCGTCAAGCCCGGCGACGTGATCGTGGCCGGAAAAAACTTCGGCTGCGGCAGCTCGCGCGAGCAGGCCGCCGCCTGCCTCCGCTACGCCGGCGTCCAGGCCGTGGTAGCCAAATCCTTCTCCCGGATCTACTTCCGCAACGCCATCAACCTCGGGTTGGCCGTCCTGCAGGCGCTCGACGCCCCCGACGCTCTTCGCTCCGGCGACGAGATCGAGATCGATTTCGAGGGCGGCCGCATTCTCTCCGCCGGCCGCGAATTCAAGTTTCCCCCCTTGCCCGAGTCCGTCCTCGACATCGTCCGGGCCGGCGGATTGCTCGAATGGACCAAGAAAAAGCTGGCCCGCCCGTGAGCCCGCAGCCGTGAAGCGCTTCAGCATCTTCAACCATGTCCTGGGCCCCGTGATGCGCGGGCCGTCCAGCTCCCACACCGCGGGGGCTTATCATCTCGGCTGCATGGTCCGCTCCCTGGCCGGAGGTTCCATCAGCCGGGCCGCCGTCACCTTCGATCCGAACGGCTCTTACGCCCGCACCTACGCCCAGCAGGGCGCGGATCGGGCCTTCGCCATGGGCTTCATGGGCAAGCCGCTGACCGACGAGTCGTTCTTCACCGCCCTCGAGGATGCGCCCCGGGCCGGGCTCCGTCTTCTCTTCCAGATCCGGCCGCTGGAGCATCCCGATCATCCCAACGCCATGATGATTGATGTCCGCGACGCGGCCGGGGAGATCTTTTCCGTCGAAGCCCGTTCGATCGGCGGGGGAGACGTAGAGATCATCAGCCTGGACGGCATTGAAATCGCTTTTAACGGCTCCGCCTTCGAGCTTTTCATCGAAGCCGCCCACTCCCAACAAGCCTTTCTGGCGGCCGCACTCGCCGGCGACGGCGCCCTCATGAGCGGCCCGAATCCGATCGCCCTAGGCGGCCGTCAGGCCTTCGTCGCCAGACGCTCAAAGGCGCTGTCGGGATTTATACGGTCATCCGTCGAAGAGCTTGTCCCGGGCGCTATCATCCGCGAATCGGCCCCGGTCTATCTCGTTCAAATCGCCGAGCCGCTTTTCTTCGATGCGGAGGCGCTAGTCCGGCTGTGCGAAAAGCGCGGCTGGTCGTTGGGGCGAGCGGGCCTCGAGTACGAAACCCGGATCCTTGGGCTGCGGCCGGAGGAAGTGATCGCCGAAATGCTCCGCCGTTACGACATCATGGCCGCGGCCGCGGCCCGCGGGCTCGATCCCGCGTTTTCGGGGATGCAGCTCCTGGCGGCCAGCGCCGGCTCGGTTTTTCGGGCGGAAGCGGAAGGCCGCCTCGCACTCGGCGGCCCGTCGGCCCGGGCGGCCGCGCGCGCCTTGGCGGTCATGCACGTCAACAGCGCCATGGGGGTCGTCTGCGCCGCGCCCACCGGCGGTTCGGCCGGAACGATCCCAGGAACAATCCTCACGCTGGCCGAGGAACGGCATCTTTCCCGCGACGAGATCGCTTTATCTCTTCTGGCCGCCGGCGTCATCGGCGTAATTACTGCCCAGCGAGCCACCTTTGCCGCGGAAGTGGCCGGATGCCAGGTCGAAATCGGCGCCGCCGGGGCCATGGCCGCCGCCGCCGTCGTCGACGCCTGCGGCGGAAGCGCCCGCCAAGCCTGCGACGCGGCCGCCATCGCCTATCAGAACACCATGGGCTCGGTCTGCGACCTGGTCCAGGGATTGGTCGAGATCCCCTGTCATACCCGTAACGCCGTGGCAGCCGCTTCGGCCTTCGTCTGCGCCGACCTCGTCCTGGGCGGCTATGCGAACCCGATCCCGCTCGACGAGACGATCGACGCGGTCTATTCCGTCGGCCGCCTGCTGCCCGCGGAGCTGCGCTGCACCGCCCGCGGCGGCCTCGCACTGACGCACTCGGCCCTGGCCATGAAATCGCGGCTGGGAGGGGACAAGCCGTGAGCGGCGCGCCCGCGACAAGGCCGCCGCTTCTCTATCTCGGTGCGGAAGACGTACGCCGGGCTTTGCCCATGCGTGCGGCCGTGGAAGCCATGAGGGAGGCCTTTCGCGACTTGGCAAACGGCGCCGTGGCTATGCCGCCGCGAACGCGGATGGCGAATCCCGAAGGCGATGAAGTCAGCTTGATCATGTCCAGCCGGAGCAACGGGATTTCCCGTCTGGGCGTCAAGCTCATCACGCTCTACGATCGCAATCGCACCATAGGCCTGCCCCTGGCCCAGGCCCTCTTTATGCTTGTCGACGGCCAAACGGGCGTTCCGTTAGCCATCTTCGACGGCGCGTCGCTGACGGCCCTGCGAACGGGGGCGGTGTCCGGCCTGGCGACGGATGTCCTGGCCCGCCCCGGCGGCGCGGTAGCTGCCATTTTCGGCGCCGGGGTCCAGGCCCGCGCCCAACTCGAGGCGATCGCCGCCGTTCGGCCCATCCGTGAAGCCCGTGTTTTCGATCCTATTGCGCCTGCGGCCGAGGCCTTTGCGGCCGAGATGTCCGGGCGGTTGAGCGTGCTCGTTCATCCCGCGTCCGACCCCGCCGCCATGCTCCAGGGTGCGGACATCGTCTGCACGGCGACGAATTCGCGAACGCCGCTCTTCGCCGACGGCGATATTGCACCCGGGACGCATATCAATGCCGTCGGCGTCTACCAGCCCGAACGGGCCGAGATCCCGGCCGAGACCGTCCGCCGGGCCCGCACCGTCGTCGATCAAACCGGGGCCGCTCTCGAGGAGGCGGGCGATCTGCTCCAGCCGCTTGCCGCGGGGATGATCGATCGATCCCGCTTCGATCTGACCCTGGGCGATATCCTCATCGGCCGGGCCGAAGGCCGCCGGTCGCCCGCCGAGATCACCCTCTTCAAATCCGTGGGCCTCGCCGTCCAAGATCTCTACGCCGCCGCCCGAGCTTATGACAACGCTCTTCGTTTG
This Candidatus Aminicenantes bacterium DNA region includes the following protein-coding sequences:
- a CDS encoding CoA-binding protein, whose translation is MSILVDERSRVIIQGITGREGTARARLMKDYGTNLVGGVTPGRGGQDAAGVPVYDSVEEAWEKTGPIDVSVIFVPAPLVRDAALEAIAAGVKLLVLVPDRVPIYDVLEIARTAEDKGARFIGPNTLGLLSPGKAVLGMIGGKAERAREWFRQGPVGVSSRSGGMTSSIAYYLSKAGIGLSTIVHVGGDSIVGTSHPEVMELFQDDPETRLAVMFGEIGTSQEERVADLIEAGRFRKPLIAYIGGKAAKPGTRFSHAGAIVEGNRGSYETKVQRLRAAGVHVVDAIAEISAKAAEILAAGKEA
- a CDS encoding citryl-CoA lyase; protein product: MGDGSEKWMTAITDVRPNRIVTRGYPIDELMGRVTFAQAIYLVLKGDLPTPEVGRLLDAIFVSSIDHGASPPSVLTARTVASTGADLNDAVAAGVLAISRLHGGAIEEGQRMFLAVAARMEAKGLDEETAAREVLDEMKAKGKRASGFGHRLHTKDPRTARLFDLAAETGLAGRHVRIARAAEKALAAQLGKPLPINVDGAIAAVLCDLGIPPEIGNAFFIIARVPGLVAHVHEEKTRMKPMRKVDPEDFAYDGPAERKLP
- a CDS encoding HD domain-containing protein, which codes for MSIDILEWLPEINEISEPKLRDLTARVWNEAVIRGGWTDDDLRELPFTLLLKTVPITLIEHTRAVTKTSHEIAKVINETYAGKVTVDLDYLLAGAILHDVGKLFEYRRQGGVFVKSREGELLRHPISGAAFAFKHGLPQEVIHIIAAHSKEGDGGRRTIEAVIVNHADFVNFDIFK
- a CDS encoding 3-isopropylmalate dehydratase large subunit, whose protein sequence is MGLTFSEKILARKAGRPVRAGDVITASPDFYLSHDNSSAIIGEFKKLGLAKVKAPEKIVIILDHIVPAADEKYAQNHKTIREFVWAQSIPNFFDIQHGVCHQVLSESGFALPGRLIMGSDSHTTTYGAYGVFAAGIGRTEMASIWATDEIWLRVPETLRIEFAGDFPHGVFAKDAILKIIGDQGADRANYEAVEFAGPAAASFSLASRMVLANMAAEMGAKNGYFEPDELTLAWARKHGRGDFEPVRSDPDAAYEAVLQYDLSVLEPQIACPHTVDNVKPVREVAGKPFHQALLGTCTNGRFEDLEVAARILRGRSVHPHIRLLVLPASRAVYLEAMKAGLLETLSEAGGVILNPGCGPCLGAHEGLLAPGEVVVGTSNRNFKGRMGGRGSEIYLASPATVAASALEGKIADPRKYL
- a CDS encoding 3-isopropylmalate dehydratase small subunit, translated to MSKGRVWKYGDDVNTDVIYAGKYTYQQLEPAEMAKKSLEDLDPSFAAAVKPGDVIVAGKNFGCGSSREQAAACLRYAGVQAVVAKSFSRIYFRNAINLGLAVLQALDAPDALRSGDEIEIDFEGGRILSAGREFKFPPLPESVLDIVRAGGLLEWTKKKLARP
- a CDS encoding L-serine ammonia-lyase, iron-sulfur-dependent, subunit alpha encodes the protein MKRFSIFNHVLGPVMRGPSSSHTAGAYHLGCMVRSLAGGSISRAAVTFDPNGSYARTYAQQGADRAFAMGFMGKPLTDESFFTALEDAPRAGLRLLFQIRPLEHPDHPNAMMIDVRDAAGEIFSVEARSIGGGDVEIISLDGIEIAFNGSAFELFIEAAHSQQAFLAAALAGDGALMSGPNPIALGGRQAFVARRSKALSGFIRSSVEELVPGAIIRESAPVYLVQIAEPLFFDAEALVRLCEKRGWSLGRAGLEYETRILGLRPEEVIAEMLRRYDIMAAAAARGLDPAFSGMQLLAASAGSVFRAEAEGRLALGGPSARAAARALAVMHVNSAMGVVCAAPTGGSAGTIPGTILTLAEERHLSRDEIALSLLAAGVIGVITAQRATFAAEVAGCQVEIGAAGAMAAAAVVDACGGSARQACDAAAIAYQNTMGSVCDLVQGLVEIPCHTRNAVAAASAFVCADLVLGGYANPIPLDETIDAVYSVGRLLPAELRCTARGGLALTHSALAMKSRLGGDKP
- a CDS encoding ornithine cyclodeaminase family protein is translated as MSGAPATRPPLLYLGAEDVRRALPMRAAVEAMREAFRDLANGAVAMPPRTRMANPEGDEVSLIMSSRSNGISRLGVKLITLYDRNRTIGLPLAQALFMLVDGQTGVPLAIFDGASLTALRTGAVSGLATDVLARPGGAVAAIFGAGVQARAQLEAIAAVRPIREARVFDPIAPAAEAFAAEMSGRLSVLVHPASDPAAMLQGADIVCTATNSRTPLFADGDIAPGTHINAVGVYQPERAEIPAETVRRARTVVDQTGAALEEAGDLLQPLAAGMIDRSRFDLTLGDILIGRAEGRRSPAEITLFKSVGLAVQDLYAAARAYDNALRLGVGRELER